A genomic region of Stenotrophomonas sp. NA06056 contains the following coding sequences:
- a CDS encoding DUF58 domain-containing protein, with product MRPAPLLLALLLAWAVLGGVVLGGLLPRWSWALAGALIAVLALVDLWRQRRRPSPSVERDVPEALALGVRREIGLRLHSEQAMHVHVFDLVPGGWPLESLPQRVPLRAGHVSSLHYHVQPQQRGRFAFEGVQLRIRSPWRLWWQQRTLPPALEVRVYPNFVPLTRFALFSADQASRLVGAHVKRRRGEGTDFHQMREYRIGDSLRQLDWKATARARKLISREYQDEKNQQLLLMLDSGRRMLASEGGLSHFDHALNASLVVAYLALRQGDAAGLFAVGGERRWVAPQRGMGTVQHLLRASYDLQPQAVATDYLAAATEVSLRQRRRALVMLVSNVRDEDIEDLLAAVRLLQRRHLVCVASLRERELDGALEGEVHTVEDAAQAGAAALYLQQRAQAHDALRAERVMVLDVTADALPAALVERYLAVKREGLL from the coding sequence ATGAGGCCTGCGCCGCTGCTGCTGGCGTTGCTGTTGGCCTGGGCTGTGCTGGGAGGCGTGGTGCTGGGCGGCCTGCTGCCGCGCTGGAGCTGGGCGCTGGCCGGCGCATTGATTGCGGTGCTGGCACTGGTTGATCTGTGGCGACAACGGCGACGGCCGTCGCCCAGCGTCGAGCGCGACGTGCCCGAGGCGCTGGCACTGGGCGTGCGTCGCGAGATCGGCCTGCGCCTGCACAGCGAACAGGCCATGCACGTGCACGTGTTCGATCTGGTGCCGGGCGGTTGGCCACTGGAATCGCTGCCGCAGCGCGTGCCGTTGCGGGCCGGCCATGTCAGCTCGCTGCATTACCACGTGCAGCCGCAGCAGCGCGGGCGCTTTGCCTTCGAGGGCGTGCAGCTGCGCATCCGCTCGCCGTGGCGGCTGTGGTGGCAGCAACGCACGCTGCCACCGGCGCTGGAGGTACGGGTCTACCCCAACTTCGTGCCGCTCACCCGCTTCGCACTGTTCAGCGCCGACCAGGCCTCACGCCTGGTGGGTGCGCATGTGAAGCGGCGGCGTGGCGAGGGCACCGACTTCCACCAGATGCGCGAGTACCGCATCGGCGACAGCCTGCGCCAGCTCGACTGGAAGGCCACTGCACGCGCGCGCAAACTGATCTCGCGCGAGTACCAGGACGAGAAGAACCAGCAGTTGCTGCTGATGCTCGACAGTGGCCGGCGCATGCTGGCCAGCGAAGGCGGGCTCTCGCATTTCGACCATGCGTTGAACGCCTCGCTGGTGGTGGCCTACCTGGCATTGCGCCAGGGGGACGCTGCCGGCCTGTTCGCGGTGGGTGGCGAGCGCCGCTGGGTGGCGCCGCAGCGCGGCATGGGCACGGTGCAGCACCTGTTGCGTGCCAGCTACGACCTGCAGCCGCAGGCGGTGGCTACCGATTACCTGGCCGCTGCCACCGAAGTATCACTGCGCCAGCGTCGGCGTGCGTTGGTGATGCTGGTCAGCAACGTGCGCGATGAAGACATCGAAGACCTGCTTGCGGCCGTGCGCCTGCTGCAGCGCCGTCACCTGGTGTGCGTGGCCAGCCTGCGTGAGCGCGAGCTGGATGGCGCGCTGGAAGGTGAAGTGCACACGGTGGAAGACGCCGCGCAGGCAGGTGCTGCCGCGCTGTACCTGCAGCAGCGCGCGCAGGCGCATGACGCGCTGCGTGCCGAACGGGTGATGGTGTTGGATGTGACCGCCGATGCCCTGCCCGCGGCGCTGGTGGAGCGCTACCTGGCAGTGAAGCGCGAAGGGTTGTTGTAG